CTCAAAAGGAAATCGCGGAATTCGGGAGAAGAACTGCAAGGTGGCGCCGAAGCGATGTCGGAGGCCAATGGCATATCAGAAGACAGCGAGGCTTGGCGCAACAAGCTTCGTCAGCTACTTTTGGATATCTCCCCCGATGCTTTCGAACGGCTGTGTCAGCGTCTGCTACGCGAGTCCGGTTTTATCCAGGTCGAGGTGACCGGGCGGGCGGGTGACGGCGGAATTGATGGGCACGGCGTGGTGAAAATCGCTGGTTTGCTCAGCTTTCCGGTCATCTTCCAGAGCAAACGTTATCGCGGCAGTGTCGGTGCGGGCGAGGTGAGAAACTTTCGTGGCGCGATGGTCGGTCGGGCAGACAAGGGTCTCTTTATCACCACGGGAAACTTTACTGTCAGCGCGTCTACCGAGGCTACCAGAGACGGGGCGCCACCTATCGACTTGGTCGATGGCGACCAGCTCATCGACATGCTCAAAGAGCTCAAGCTGGGAATCTCAACAAGACTCGTCGAGGTTGTCGAGGTCGATTCGGAGTGGTTTGAGGAGATTTAGCCAGACCAATCATCAGGATCTCGCCGCTTCTCTTGGGACCTCTTCGACAGCCGCCTCTACCAAACCAGCCTCGAGCCTCGTGACCTTTCCGTGCTGCAAGTGGACGAGCCTCAGTTCGGGCTCGACGGCCAAGGCCTCGCGAATCGCTAAGCGGTAGAGACCGAGTTGCACGAAGTAGCGCTCGGGCAGGTGCCGGTTACCATAGAAGGGCTCAACAGGCTTGTTCATCGCTCAGACTGTCCCGATACCCTGTTCGTGGTGCGAGTGACCTTGAACTTGTCGCGGAGAAGCTCGAGTGCTCCCCAGCCCCTTTAGCGCCAGCTTCCGACCTCCCGCCGCGAGTGGCGGCTCTCACCTTCTGGCAGGCATGCTTTGTCTGCTGTCTGGATCGCCTCGGCGAAGCGCTCGAGGACAAGGCTGCCTGAGACAGCGAGCACGAGCATCGTGTACACTGACATCGTGTACATGCTCGAAAGGCTTAGACCATGAAAAACATCACCCTTAGCGCCGACGAAAAACTGATCGAGGCCGCCCGCAAGCGCGCGCGGGCCGACCACACCACCTTAAACGAGCAGTTTCGCCGCTGGCTCGAGTCCTACGCACGGCGCAAGGAGCAGGCAGAGGAGGCCATGAGGGTGGTCAAAGAACTGCGCGGCAAACTGCGCACCGGCGGTCACAAGTTCACCCGCGAGGAGATGAATGAGCGCTGACTTCATCGACTCCAACGTCTTCCTCTACCTGTTCGATGAAACCGACCCCGACAAACGGCAGACAGCTGAAGCGCTCGTGCAAGGGGCGCTGGAGACCGGCACGGCCAGCATCAGCTTCCAAGTAATCCAAGAAGTGCTCAACATCCTCACACGCAAATTGGGGGCGGCCCCGGAGGATGCGCGGCGTTTTATGGAGCATATGCTCGTACCGCTGTGGCGGATTATGCCCAGTCAGGCACTCTACAGCCGTGCCCTCGAGCTTCAGGCTCGCTACGGGTTCAGCTTCTACGACTCCCTGATCATCGCCGCGGCCCTCGAGGGGGGCTGCACCCGGCTCTACAGCGAGGACCTGCAGCACGGCCAGCGCATCGAGCGTCTCGTCATCGAAAACCCTTTTCTGGAAGGCTGAACCGACATTCCGCTCCCCTCTGATTCAGAAACAAAGCTCTTCGTTCAACGATTCGAACCAAATTAATTACTTAGGAGCGCCAGCTTCCGAGCGCCCGGCGCGCGTCCACGATCTGCCCGAGGTGGTAGCTGTTGTGGTCGGCGACCAGGAAGACCTGGCGCAGATAGCTGCGCTCCTCGCCGTGGGGAATCTCGGCGCTGAGGTCGCGGCTCTCGTCCTCCACCAGGGCGATGACCGCCTCGAGGTCGCGCTCAAAGCCCGCCAACGTCTCCCGCCAGGCTTCCTCCGCGAGGCCCGCGCCGCCGGGCTCGGGCCAGTAGCCCTCCGGCCAGGGCGGCGAGGTCCAGGCGGGGTCCAGCGTGTAGCGAAGGATGTCCTCCTGGACAAGGCGCATGTGCTCGAGGAGTTCCCAGGCGGAATGCCCGCCGCCTGCCGGCCGCTTAGCGCGCAGCTCGGGCTCGAGGCCTTCGAGCGCGCCCGCGAGCGTCACGTGCGCCTGCCCGCCGCGCAGCAGCGCGACGAGGCTTTGACGTAGGATTTTGTCGTTCATCAAGCCTCTCTAGACGGCAAGCCCGTGCGGGGTGTGGGCTGTTCGAACGCGGTCACCGTAGCAGGGCTCATGGTGGGGCTCATGGTGGCGGGCCGGCTCGCCATGCGCACGAGTGCCCAAGCCAAGCCGGCCAGCATCAGCACGACGATGGCGAAGAGGATCAGGCGCACCACCGCCTGGCCGGTATGACGGACCTCGCCGGGGGCTTTCTCGTCGGGCTCCGCCATTTTCTCAGTCCCTCGCTTCGGTCCAGCTCACCTGCGGCTCGTTGCCCTCTTTCCACTTCACCGTGCAGCCGATCGCGTAGGTCTCGGGTTGGGCGACACCTTCGCCGGCCAAGAGCGACTCGAGGGCGTCCCTCAGGTCCTGCGACGTTACTTTGTCGGGCTCCTTGGCGCTGTCGTCGATGCGGCCGTGATAGGCGAGCTTGCGATCCCTATCGAAGACGAGGAGTTCGGGGGTGCGAAAGGTCCTGTAGGCCATCGCCACCTCCTGCGCCTCGTCGAAGAGGTAGGGGAAGGGCAGCTCGTGCTCGTCGGCAAAGGCCTGCATGGCCTCATAGCCGTCTTCGGGATAGCGCTCGGCGTCGTTCGAGTTGACCATGACGAAGCGCACGCCGCGGTCCTGGTAGTCGTTCGCCAGCCTCTTGAGCCGGTCTAAGTAGGCGACGACATAGGGGCAGTGGTTGCAGCCCTGGACGAAGACGAAGATCTCGCCGCCGAAGTCTTCTAAGCGGTAGTTCTTGCCGTCCACGCCCTTTAGCTGAAAGTCCGGGGCGGGGGCGCCGATGGGCAGCAT
The nucleotide sequence above comes from Deinococcota bacterium. Encoded proteins:
- a CDS encoding restriction endonuclease, encoding MSANDRNLPKYHELLNPTLEALHRLGGSASIDELVEAIAKGTGLPPEVIELPHGDGRQTVLEYRLGWARTYLKKFGLLTNSERGIWALTSEGLKTTSVDTSAVRNSVRKQARLKRKSRNSGEELQGGAEAMSEANGISEDSEAWRNKLRQLLLDISPDAFERLCQRLLRESGFIQVEVTGRAGDGGIDGHGVVKIAGLLSFPVIFQSKRYRGSVGAGEVRNFRGAMVGRADKGLFITTGNFTVSASTEATRDGAPPIDLVDGDQLIDMLKELKLGISTRLVEVVEVDSEWFEEI
- a CDS encoding DinB family protein, with the protein product MNDKILRQSLVALLRGGQAHVTLAGALEGLEPELRAKRPAGGGHSAWELLEHMRLVQEDILRYTLDPAWTSPPWPEGYWPEPGGAGLAEEAWRETLAGFERDLEAVIALVEDESRDLSAEIPHGEERSYLRQVFLVADHNSYHLGQIVDARRALGSWRS
- a CDS encoding thioredoxin family protein encodes the protein MKTHPDMLPIGAPAPDFQLKGVDGKNYRLEDFGGEIFVFVQGCNHCPYVVAYLDRLKRLANDYQDRGVRFVMVNSNDAERYPEDGYEAMQAFADEHELPFPYLFDEAQEVAMAYRTFRTPELLVFDRDRKLAYHGRIDDSAKEPDKVTSQDLRDALESLLAGEGVAQPETYAIGCTVKWKEGNEPQVSWTEARD
- a CDS encoding PIN domain-containing protein; this encodes MSADFIDSNVFLYLFDETDPDKRQTAEALVQGALETGTASISFQVIQEVLNILTRKLGAAPEDARRFMEHMLVPLWRIMPSQALYSRALELQARYGFSFYDSLIIAAALEGGCTRLYSEDLQHGQRIERLVIENPFLEG